The Synergistales bacterium genome window below encodes:
- the rlmB gene encoding 23S rRNA (guanosine(2251)-2'-O)-methyltransferase RlmB: protein MAKSVQSTFFCTGKWAVLSLLEHSPGHVERVLVQEGTENDRLREVRRLTERGAVPLETLARGELARVVGEPKHQGIAAEVRRLEQKGFGAFLEAREGEGPLLVVALAHLQDPHNVGAVIRSAEACGAAAVVLPERRSARIAGGVLKSSAGAAARLPLFAVPNLSRALRESKERGLWVVGLDPEGSASLWECDGMPARCVLVVGNEERGLGHAVTRNADMLYRIPLQGTTASLNASVAAALGMFEWARRRKC from the coding sequence ATGGCTAAGAGCGTACAGAGCACCTTCTTCTGCACCGGGAAGTGGGCGGTGCTCTCCCTTCTGGAGCACAGCCCGGGCCATGTGGAACGGGTGCTGGTTCAGGAGGGCACGGAAAATGACCGCCTCAGAGAGGTGCGCAGGTTGACGGAGCGCGGGGCGGTCCCTCTGGAGACCCTGGCCAGGGGGGAGCTTGCCAGAGTGGTGGGCGAGCCGAAACACCAGGGCATCGCCGCGGAGGTCCGCCGGCTGGAACAGAAGGGATTCGGAGCCTTCCTGGAGGCCCGGGAGGGAGAGGGGCCGCTGCTCGTGGTGGCCCTGGCCCATCTGCAGGATCCCCACAATGTGGGGGCGGTGATCCGGTCCGCCGAAGCCTGCGGCGCGGCTGCCGTGGTCCTGCCGGAACGACGTTCGGCGCGGATCGCCGGCGGTGTGCTGAAAAGCAGCGCCGGCGCGGCGGCGCGTCTGCCGCTTTTCGCGGTGCCCAATCTCTCCAGGGCGCTGCGGGAATCAAAGGAGCGGGGGCTGTGGGTGGTCGGTCTCGACCCTGAGGGATCTGCCTCGCTCTGGGAGTGTGACGGCATGCCCGCACGCTGTGTCCTGGTGGTGGGCAACGAAGAAAGAGGGCTCGGCCATGCCGTCACCAGGAATGCCGACATGCTCTACCGCATACCGCTTCAGGGGACAACGGCCTCGCTCAACGCCAGTGTGGCCGCGGCACTGGGGATGTTCGAATGGGCCAGGCGAAGGAAATGTTGA